The following proteins are encoded in a genomic region of Drosophila miranda strain MSH22 chromosome 4, D.miranda_PacBio2.1, whole genome shotgun sequence:
- the LOC108163518 gene encoding tetraspanin-17 isoform X5, whose product MPAVRKYRRETSEISCCLKYLLFTSNVFIWMAALMVLAVGIWAWSEKDMFRNIAKLSFIALDPAFVLIILGGITFLLGFMGSVGALRENTCLLAAYAIFLSILLIAEIGFCALAFVLKDKGWIKDQATEGLKAFIRHYREDADQQNLIDWIQEDWLQCCGIDGPKDWDSNNYFNCSSIAIGSREACGVPFSCCRRRPQELIKNKQCGYDVRKEGYILGICFAQNLRADIYTQKSKWH is encoded by the exons ATGCCTGCAGTGCGCAAATATCGACGCGAGACAAGCGAAATAAGCTGCTGCCTCAAATACCTGCTCTTCACGAGCAATGTTTTCATATGGATGGCTGCTCTTATGGTGTTGGCCGTTGGCATCTGGGCTTGGAGCGAGAAAGACATGTTTCGCAACATTGCAAAGCTGAGTTTCATAGCCTTGGATCCGGCCTTTGTGTTGATTATATTGGGAGGCATTACCTTCCTTCTCGGCTTCATGGGCAGCGTGGGCGCTTTGCGGGAAAATACGTGTCTCTTGGCGGCG TATGCCATTTTTCTGAGTATCTTGCTCATAGCTGAGATTGGGTTCTGTGCGTTGGCATTTGTGCTCAAGGACAAGGGCTGG ATCAAAGACCAAGCCACTGAGGGGCTCAAGGCCTTCATACGGCATTATCGTGAAGACGCCGATCAGCAGAATCTCATCGATTGGATACAAGAGGACTGGCTGCAGTGCTGCGGCATTGATGGGCCCAAGGACTGGGACAGCAACAACTATTTCAATTGCTCGTCCATTGCCATTGGCAGCCGAGAGGCCTGCGGGGTGCCCTTCTCCTGTTGCCGTCGTCGGCCCCAAGAGCTTATTAAAAACAAGCAATGTGGCTATGATGTGCGAAAGGAGGGATAT ATCTTGGGTATTTGTTTTGCTCAGAACTTGCGTGCCGACATTTATACCCAAAAATCGAAATGGCACTGA
- the LOC108163518 gene encoding tetraspanin-17 isoform X3, which translates to MPAVRKYRRETSEISCCLKYLLFTSNVFIWMAALMVLAVGIWAWSEKDMFRNIAKLSFIALDPAFVLIILGGITFLLGFMGSVGALRENTCLLAAYAIFLSILLIAEIGFCALAFVLKDKGWIKDQATEGLKAFIRHYREDADQQNLIDWIQEDWLQCCGIDGPKDWDSNNYFNCSSIAIGSREACGVPFSCCRRRPQELIKNKQCGYDVRKEGYGMELSKIIYEKGCVQAGEEWMEHNLIIISTAVIAVMFFQILGICFAQNLRADIYTQKSKWH; encoded by the exons ATGCCTGCAGTGCGCAAATATCGACGCGAGACAAGCGAAATAAGCTGCTGCCTCAAATACCTGCTCTTCACGAGCAATGTTTTCATATGGATGGCTGCTCTTATGGTGTTGGCCGTTGGCATCTGGGCTTGGAGCGAGAAAGACATGTTTCGCAACATTGCAAAGCTGAGTTTCATAGCCTTGGATCCGGCCTTTGTGTTGATTATATTGGGAGGCATTACCTTCCTTCTCGGCTTCATGGGCAGCGTGGGCGCTTTGCGGGAAAATACGTGTCTCTTGGCGGCG TATGCCATTTTTCTGAGTATCTTGCTCATAGCTGAGATTGGGTTCTGTGCGTTGGCATTTGTGCTCAAGGACAAGGGCTGG ATCAAAGACCAAGCCACTGAGGGGCTCAAGGCCTTCATACGGCATTATCGTGAAGACGCCGATCAGCAGAATCTCATCGATTGGATACAAGAGGACTGGCTGCAGTGCTGCGGCATTGATGGGCCCAAGGACTGGGACAGCAACAACTATTTCAATTGCTCGTCCATTGCCATTGGCAGCCGAGAGGCCTGCGGGGTGCCCTTCTCCTGTTGCCGTCGTCGGCCCCAAGAGCTTATTAAAAACAAGCAATGTGGCTATGATGTGCGAAAGGAGGGATAT GGTATGGAGCTGTCCAAAATAATATATGAAAAGGGCTGCGTTCAGGCTGGTGAAGAATGGATGGAGCATAATTTGATTATCATTTCCACGGCTGTCATTGCGGTCATGTTTTTCCAG ATCTTGGGTATTTGTTTTGCTCAGAACTTGCGTGCCGACATTTATACCCAAAAATCGAAATGGCACTGA
- the LOC108163518 gene encoding tetraspanin-17 isoform X4 — protein MPAVRKYRRETSEISCCLKYLLFTSNVFIWMAALMVLAVGIWAWSEKDMFRNIAKLSFIALDPAFVLIILGGITFLLGFMGSVGALRENTCLLAAYAIFLSILLIAEIGFCALAFVLKDKGWIKDQATEGLKAFIRHYREDADQQNLIDWIQEDWLQCCGIDGPKDWDSNNYFNCSSIAIGSREACGVPFSCCRRRPQELIKNKQCGYDVRKEGYPVDRNIHERGCLRAGEDWLEAHLISVAAACVGLLMLQILGICFAQNLRADIYTQKSKWH, from the exons ATGCCTGCAGTGCGCAAATATCGACGCGAGACAAGCGAAATAAGCTGCTGCCTCAAATACCTGCTCTTCACGAGCAATGTTTTCATATGGATGGCTGCTCTTATGGTGTTGGCCGTTGGCATCTGGGCTTGGAGCGAGAAAGACATGTTTCGCAACATTGCAAAGCTGAGTTTCATAGCCTTGGATCCGGCCTTTGTGTTGATTATATTGGGAGGCATTACCTTCCTTCTCGGCTTCATGGGCAGCGTGGGCGCTTTGCGGGAAAATACGTGTCTCTTGGCGGCG TATGCCATTTTTCTGAGTATCTTGCTCATAGCTGAGATTGGGTTCTGTGCGTTGGCATTTGTGCTCAAGGACAAGGGCTGG ATCAAAGACCAAGCCACTGAGGGGCTCAAGGCCTTCATACGGCATTATCGTGAAGACGCCGATCAGCAGAATCTCATCGATTGGATACAAGAGGACTGGCTGCAGTGCTGCGGCATTGATGGGCCCAAGGACTGGGACAGCAACAACTATTTCAATTGCTCGTCCATTGCCATTGGCAGCCGAGAGGCCTGCGGGGTGCCCTTCTCCTGTTGCCGTCGTCGGCCCCAAGAGCTTATTAAAAACAAGCAATGTGGCTATGATGTGCGAAAGGAGGGATAT CCTGTGGATAGGAATATACATGAGCGTGGCTGTTTGCGCGCTGGCGAGGATTGGTTGGAGGCACATCTTATAAGTGTGGCAGCGGCCTGCGTTGGTCTGCTGATGCTGCAG ATCTTGGGTATTTGTTTTGCTCAGAACTTGCGTGCCGACATTTATACCCAAAAATCGAAATGGCACTGA
- the LOC108163518 gene encoding tetraspanin-17 isoform X1 yields MPAVRKYRRETSEISCCLKYLLFTSNVFIWMAALMVLAVGIWAWSEKDMFRNIAKLSFIALDPAFVLIILGGITFLLGFMGSVGALRENTCLLAAYAIFLSILLIAEIGFCALAFVLKDKGWIKDQATEGLKAFIRHYREDADQQNLIDWIQEDWLQCCGIDGPKDWDSNNYFNCSSIAIGSREACGVPFSCCRRRPQELIKNKQCGYDVRKEGYPVDRNIHERGCLRAGEDWLEAHLISVAAACVGLLMLQGMELSKIIYEKGCVQAGEEWMEHNLIIISTAVIAVMFFQILGICFAQNLRADIYTQKSKWH; encoded by the exons ATGCCTGCAGTGCGCAAATATCGACGCGAGACAAGCGAAATAAGCTGCTGCCTCAAATACCTGCTCTTCACGAGCAATGTTTTCATATGGATGGCTGCTCTTATGGTGTTGGCCGTTGGCATCTGGGCTTGGAGCGAGAAAGACATGTTTCGCAACATTGCAAAGCTGAGTTTCATAGCCTTGGATCCGGCCTTTGTGTTGATTATATTGGGAGGCATTACCTTCCTTCTCGGCTTCATGGGCAGCGTGGGCGCTTTGCGGGAAAATACGTGTCTCTTGGCGGCG TATGCCATTTTTCTGAGTATCTTGCTCATAGCTGAGATTGGGTTCTGTGCGTTGGCATTTGTGCTCAAGGACAAGGGCTGG ATCAAAGACCAAGCCACTGAGGGGCTCAAGGCCTTCATACGGCATTATCGTGAAGACGCCGATCAGCAGAATCTCATCGATTGGATACAAGAGGACTGGCTGCAGTGCTGCGGCATTGATGGGCCCAAGGACTGGGACAGCAACAACTATTTCAATTGCTCGTCCATTGCCATTGGCAGCCGAGAGGCCTGCGGGGTGCCCTTCTCCTGTTGCCGTCGTCGGCCCCAAGAGCTTATTAAAAACAAGCAATGTGGCTATGATGTGCGAAAGGAGGGATAT CCTGTGGATAGGAATATACATGAGCGTGGCTGTTTGCGCGCTGGCGAGGATTGGTTGGAGGCACATCTTATAAGTGTGGCAGCGGCCTGCGTTGGTCTGCTGATGCTGCAG GGTATGGAGCTGTCCAAAATAATATATGAAAAGGGCTGCGTTCAGGCTGGTGAAGAATGGATGGAGCATAATTTGATTATCATTTCCACGGCTGTCATTGCGGTCATGTTTTTCCAG ATCTTGGGTATTTGTTTTGCTCAGAACTTGCGTGCCGACATTTATACCCAAAAATCGAAATGGCACTGA
- the LOC108163518 gene encoding tetraspanin-17 isoform X2, which yields MPAVRKYRRETSEISCCLKYLLFTSNVFIWMAALMVLAVGIWAWSEKDMFRNIAKLSFIALDPAFVLIILGGITFLLGFMGSVGALRENTCLLAAYAIFLSILLIAEIGFCALAFVLKDKGWIKDQATEGLKAFIRHYREDADQQNLIDWIQEDWLQCCGIDGPKDWDSNNYFNCSSIAIGSREACGVPFSCCRRRPQELIKNKQCGYDVRKEGYPVDRNIHERGCLRAGEDWLEAHLISVAAACVGLLMLQGMELSKIIYEKGCVQAGEEWMEHNLIIISTAVIAVMFFQVLI from the exons ATGCCTGCAGTGCGCAAATATCGACGCGAGACAAGCGAAATAAGCTGCTGCCTCAAATACCTGCTCTTCACGAGCAATGTTTTCATATGGATGGCTGCTCTTATGGTGTTGGCCGTTGGCATCTGGGCTTGGAGCGAGAAAGACATGTTTCGCAACATTGCAAAGCTGAGTTTCATAGCCTTGGATCCGGCCTTTGTGTTGATTATATTGGGAGGCATTACCTTCCTTCTCGGCTTCATGGGCAGCGTGGGCGCTTTGCGGGAAAATACGTGTCTCTTGGCGGCG TATGCCATTTTTCTGAGTATCTTGCTCATAGCTGAGATTGGGTTCTGTGCGTTGGCATTTGTGCTCAAGGACAAGGGCTGG ATCAAAGACCAAGCCACTGAGGGGCTCAAGGCCTTCATACGGCATTATCGTGAAGACGCCGATCAGCAGAATCTCATCGATTGGATACAAGAGGACTGGCTGCAGTGCTGCGGCATTGATGGGCCCAAGGACTGGGACAGCAACAACTATTTCAATTGCTCGTCCATTGCCATTGGCAGCCGAGAGGCCTGCGGGGTGCCCTTCTCCTGTTGCCGTCGTCGGCCCCAAGAGCTTATTAAAAACAAGCAATGTGGCTATGATGTGCGAAAGGAGGGATAT CCTGTGGATAGGAATATACATGAGCGTGGCTGTTTGCGCGCTGGCGAGGATTGGTTGGAGGCACATCTTATAAGTGTGGCAGCGGCCTGCGTTGGTCTGCTGATGCTGCAG GGTATGGAGCTGTCCAAAATAATATATGAAAAGGGCTGCGTTCAGGCTGGTGAAGAATGGATGGAGCATAATTTGATTATCATTTCCACGGCTGTCATTGCGGTCATGTTTTTCCAGGTTTTAATTTGA
- the LOC108162737 gene encoding lysine-specific demethylase lid, with translation MSAKSEADNTTAASSGGGGNNSSSGGGGVGGTGNTSSSNGTATPARRLRTRNSTGNGPASGSESGKKSNPIDEPLTPASASSAASGHGPSPAAASERPMPSVPMNHASSSVSASRKYHNSCPHPTPTVHKKTVHTQPHSTNKFDQGKNEEFHFDTPPECPVFRPTVEEFKNPLAYISKIRSIAEKCGIAKIQPPSTWSPPFAVDVDKLRFVPRVQRLNELEAKTRVKLNFLDQIAKFWELQGSSLKIPMVERKALDLYTLHRIVHEEGGMEQTTKDRKWAKVANRMQYPSSKSVGATLKSHYERILHPFEVYTSGKVLGPAAAAAAATGSGTPTPVKLEDGGTEYKAHEIATRQQIAPPNETNTRRSKRFGNSTASCGLTGAASGGKDGCPGGVVIKTETKEDFKRDLLSSFNAVQGSGTPAAGGTPAGRGGAKKTNNEPTPAAPPLIDPLMKYICHICNRGDVEESMLLCDGCDDSYHTFCLLPPLTSIPKGEWLCPRCVVEEVSKPQEAFGFEQAEREYTLQQFGQMADQFKQEYFRKPVHLVPTESVEREFWRIVSSIDEDVTVEYGADLHTMDHGSGFPTKSSLYLLPGDQEYAESSWNLNNLPLLEDSILGHINADISGMNAPWMYVGMCFAAFCWHNEDHWSYSINYLHWGEPKTWYGVPGSCAEQFEETMKRAAPELFSSQPDLLHQLVTIMNPNILMNNRVPVFRTDQHAGEFVITFPRAYHAGFNQGYNFAEAVNFAPADWLKMGRECVNHYSMLRRFCVFSHDELVCKMALEPAKLTFGIATACYIDMAEMVDTEKKLRKSLLEWGVTRAERRAFELVNDDERHCQECNTTCFLSAVACECNDKLIVCLRHYTVLCGCAPEKHTLIYRYTLDEMPLMLQKLKVKAHSFERWLSRCRDIVDAHTPTSVTLTELQDLCKEAETKKFPSSLLIDRLNAAAIEAEKCVTVIQQLGINKVRTRSDHNQEAAQYKLTMEELELFVQEIDNLCCIIDEGSSVRELLVLGKQFVDRAEGQLQLTLEALEENELETLISEGSSLRIELQQLDLLQKRLKQCKWYKRSQGLRETSSKLTYQDVKNLLHMAAADLDPTDPYVDKEMRKLQQIGADIESWESQAAKYFRRLTQQHELAEIEQFLKSASEISGQVPSHSLLKDALRKAREWLRAVEQLQQNNHVTYCHTLENMIERGLNIPIQLEELSRMQGHLYSANQWKDNTACAFLKKGTFYTLLEVLMPRADAINIDSDLKPRFQDDFLKEKNPAEIVDSFKHAEEQELLDMRDLRRQNMTKNPLRDMFCLCKAEFRGLMYNCQLCRDWFHEDCVPPPPSASSQNGLLNGGGGAGMVPPTNRPKWLCPSCVRSKRPRLETILPLLVQLQQLPIRLPEDEALRCLAERAMNWQDRARKALSSPDVSAAQEAILAQQQKRRSEGGGIGGGVVGNINSPRKPRRRGSMAKEASGSTESDADDDDDDDECRLRIVEDGFSNDEDELPRPATNTESNTDLLKLLSDSEIENLLDLMMEGDLLEVSLDETLELWRILETMPPTMLQAEANSRVAQYLQRQRQQPTSLPPTSSSIHSGAEDSNDSLLVQNSPNSNSNNSSTTATNTPNNGRNKKRRSNDASGNAAVPRKKQNTPKQTPSKKNAGGGAANRKSDAKTTPAAAAVATTPGADADAENKQANGGNTNSNISPIAAGVGSGSTTPTPTATPGLAHKKRKRTSTNNNSSNNNNNNSNSSNTNNTNSNSNNNSTSTPSGTQATTPTATPTGGGGGGQKKHAQRNQQAAQEDDEEECRAENCHKPTGREVDWVQCDGGCNEWFHMYCVGLNRSQIKADDDYICIRCTKTVTVAVSSSSSSNHGMGATSTTMATTGKQRAVQSAR, from the exons ATGTCCGCCAAAAGCGAGGCGGACAATACAACGGCCGCCAGCtccggcggcggcggcaacaATAGCAgcagtggcggcggcggcgttggTGGAACGGGAAACACATCCTCCTCGAATGGAACCGCCACACCGGCGCGTCGTCTTCGCACACGCAACTCTACGGGCAATGGTCCGGCGAGCGGCAGTGAATCCGGCAAGAAATCCAATCCAATCGATGAACCCTTAACTCCAGCTTCTGCTTCTTCGGCCGCCAGTGGCCATGGCCCATCACCGGCTGCGGCATCGGAGCGTCCCATGCCGAGTGTTCCCATGAATCATGCCAGCAGCAGTGTATCGGCAAGCAGGAAGTACCACAACAGTTGTCCCCATCCCACGCCCACAGTGCACAAGAAGACGGTGCACACGCAGCCGCACAGCACCAATAAGTTTGATCAGGGCAAGAACGAGGAGTTCCACTTTGATACGCCGCCCGAGTGCCCCGTGTTTCGGCCCACGGTTGAGGAATTCAAGAATCCGCTGGCCTACATCAGCAAGATTCGTTCGATAGCAGAGAAATGTGGCATTGCCAAGATCCAGCCGCCGTCGACATGGTCGCCACCGTTTGCCGTGGATGTGGACAAGCTGCGTTTTGTGCCGCGTGTCCAGCGGCTGAACGAGCTGGAGGCCAAGACCAGGGTCAAGCTTAATTTCCTGGATCAAATCGCAAAGTTTTGGGAGCTGCAGGGCTCCTCCCTCAAGATCCCGATGGTCGAGCGCAAGGCCCTCGATCTGTACACCCTCCATCGCATTGTCCACGAGGAGGGTGGCATGGAGCAGACCACAAAGGATCGCAAGTGGGCAAAGGTGGCCAATCGTATGCAATATCCATCCAGCAAGAGTGTTGGAGCCACCCTCAAGAGCCACTACGAGCGCATTCTCCATCCCTTCGAGGTGTATACCTCGGGCAAGGTTCTGGGCCCTGCTGCAGCCGCTGCCGCAGCAACAGGCAGCGGCACACCCACTCCCGTGAAGCTCGAAGATGGGGGCACCGAGTACAAGGCACACGAGATAGCCACCCGTCAGCAGATCGCGCCGCCCAACGAGACGAACACACGCCGCTCCAAGCGCTTTGGCAACTCTACTGCCAGCTGCGGCTTAACAGGCGCCGCATCCGGTGGCAAGGATGGGTGTCCGGGTGGTGTGGTCATCAAAACAGAGACAAAGGAGGATTTCAAACGCGATCTTCTGAGCAGTTTCAATGCCGTGCAAGGCAGTGGAACTCCTGCTGCTGGCGGCACTCCGGCTGGCCGCGGCGGCGCCAAGAAGACCAACAACGAACCAACGCCGGCAGCACCGCCACTCATTGATCCACTGATGAAGTACATTTGCCACATCTGCAATCGCGGAGATGTGGAAGAGTCGATGCTTCTGTGCGATGGCTGCGACGACAGCTACCACACGTTCTGTCTGCTGCCGCCCTTGACCAGCATACCCAAAG GTGAATGGCTTTGTCCGCGCTGTGTCGTTGAGGAGGTGAGCAAGCCCCAGGAGGCCTTTGGCTTTGAGCAGGCCGAAAGGGAGTACACGTTGCAGCAGTTTGGCCAGATGGCGGATCAGTTCAAGCAGGAGTACTTCCGCAAGCCAGTGCATTTGGTGCCCACCGAGTCGGTGGAGCGTGAATTCTGGCGCATTGTCTCCTCGATCGATGAGGATGTGACCGTCGAGTATGGCGCCGATTTGCATACAATGGATCACGGTTCGGGTTTCCCCACCAAGAGCTCGCTGTATTTGTTGCCGGGGGATCAGGAGTATGCCGAGTCCAGCTGGAATCTGAACAATCTGCCGCTGCTCGAGGACTCTATTTTGGGGCACATCAATGCTGATATTAGTGGCATGAATGCCCCCTGGATGTATGTGGGCATGTGCTTTGCCGCCTTCTGCTGGCACAACGAGGACCACTGGAGTTATTCCATCAATTATTTGCACTGGGGCGAGCCGAAGACCTGGTACGGCGTGCCCGGTTCTTGTGCCGAACAATTTGAGGAGACCATGAAGCGGGCAGCCCCCGAGCTGTTCTCCTCCCAGCCCGATCTGCTCCACCAGCTGGTGACGATCATGAACCCGAATATATTGATGAACAACAGGGTGCCGGTCTTTCGCACCGATCAGCATGCCGGCGAGTTTGTCATCACCTTTCCGCGGGCCTATCATGCGGGCTTCAATCAGGGCTATAACTTTGCCGAGGCGGTTAATTTTGCGCCCGCCGATTGGCTAAAGATGGGCCGTGAATGCGTCAATCATTATTCCATGCTGCGTCGCTTCTGTGTCTTCTCCCACGACGAGTTGGTGTGCAAAATGGCCTTGGAGCCGGCCAAACTGACGTTCGGGATAGCCACCGCCTGTTACATCGACATGGCCGAAATGGTGGACACCGAAAAGAAGCTGCGCAAGTCCCTACTGGAGTGGGGCGTCACGCGTGCCGAGCGTCGCGCTTTCGAGCTGGTTAACGATGACGAGCGGCACTGTCAGGAGTGCAACACCACGTGTTTCCTTTCGGCAGTGGCCTGCGAGTGCAATGACAAGCTGATTGTTTGTCTGCGCCACTACACCGTCCTCTGTGGCTGTGCCCCGGAGAAGCATACACTCATCTATCGCTACACCCTCGATGAGATGCCACTGATGCTGCAAAAACTAAAAGTCAAGGCGCACAGCTTTGAGCGTTGGCTGTCGCGTTGCCGGGACATTGTGGATGCGCACACACCCACCTCGGTGACACTCACCGAGCTTCAGGATCTGTGCAAGGAGGCGGAGACCAAAAAGTTTCCATCTTCGTTGCTGATTGATCGCCTGAATGCAGCGGCCATCGAAGCAGAGAAATGCGTCACAGTCATCCAGCAACTGGGCATCAATAAG GTACGCACTCGGTCGGATCACAACCAGGAGGCAGCCCAATACAAGCTGACTATGGAAGAGCTCGAGCTGTTTGTCCAGGAAATCGATAATCTGTGCTGCATCATCGATGAGGGGTCCTCGGTGCGGGAGCTGCTCGTTTTGGGCAAGCAATTTGTGGACCGTGCGGAGGGGCAGCTGCAGCTAACGCTGGAAGCGCTCGAGGAGAACGAACTGGAGACTCTGATCAGTGAGGGCAGCTCCCTGAGGATTGAATTGCAGCAGCTGGATCTCCTCCAGAAGCGTCTAAAACAGTGCAAGTGGTACAAACGCTCGCAGGGATTGAGGGAGACCAGCTCCAAGCTGACGTATCAGGATGTAAAGAACCTCCTGCATATGGCAGCGGCAGATTTGGATCCCACAGATCCCTATGTGGACAAGGAGATGCGCAAGCTGCAGCAGATCGGGGCGGACATAGAGTCGTGGGAATCGCAGGCGGCCAAGTACTTCCGCAGATTAACGCAACAGCACGAACTGGCGGAAATTGAGCAGTTCTTAAAGTCCGCTAGCGAGATTAGCGGCCAGGTTCCATCCCACAGTCTGCTGAAGGATGCCCTGCGCAAGGCGAGGGAGTGGCTGCGGGCCGTGGAACAGCTACAGCAGAACAATCATGTCACCTACTGTCACACGCTGGAGAATATGATTGAGCGGGGGCTGAATATACCCATCCAGTTGGAGGAGCTCAGCCGCATGCAGGGCCATCTGTACAGCGCCAATCAGTGGAAGGATAATACTGCGTGCGCATTTCTGAAGAAGGGCACCTTCTATACGTTGCTCGAGGTGCTGATGCCTCGGGCGGATGCCATCAACATTGATTCGGATCTCAAGCCGCGCTTCCAG GATGACTTTCTGAAGGAGAAGAATCCGGCGGAGATTGTCGACAGTTTCAAGCATGccgaggagcaggagctgctTGATATGCGCGACCTGCGGCGCCAGAACATGACCAAGAACCCCCTGCGGGACATGTTCTGTCTGTGCAAAGCCGAGTTCCGTGGCCTCATGTACAATTGTCAGTTGTGCCGCGATTGGTTCCACGAGGACTGTGTGCCACCGCCGCCGTCGGCATCGAGTCAGAATGGTTTGCTgaatggaggaggaggcgcCGGAATGGTGCCGCCCACGAATCGGCCCAAGTGGCTGTGCCCCAGCTGTGTGCGCTCGAAGCGGCCGCGACTGGAGACCATCCTTCCACTGCTCGTCCAGCTCCAGCAGTTGCCTATCCGTTTGCCAGAGGATGAGGCCTTGCGTTGTTTGGCGGAGCGTGCCATGAACTGGCAGGACAGGGCCCGCAAGGCCCTCAGCAGCCCCGATGTGAGTGCGGCCCAGGAGGCGATCCTTGCTCAGCAGCAGAAGCGTCGCTCGGAGGGTGGTGGCATCGGTGGCGGTGTTGTGGGCAACATCAACAGTCCGCGCAAGCCCCGGCGTCGTGGCAGCATGGCCAAGGAGGCCAGCGGGTCCACAGAGTCGGATgccgatgatgatgacgatgatgacgagTGCCGTCTACGGATTGTCGAGGATGGCTTTAGTAACGATGAGGATGAGCTTCCCCGCCCTGCAACGAACACCGAATCAAATACCGATCTCCTCAAGCTGCTGTCCGATAGCGAAATTGAGAATCTACTAGATCTAATGATGGAGGGGGATCTCCTCGAGGTCTCACTCGACGAGACGCTCGAGCTGTGGCGCATACTGGAGACCATGCCGCCGACAATGCTGCAAGCGGAAGCCAATAGCCGTGTGGCGCAGTACTTGCAGCGCCAGCGACAGCAACCGACATCTCTGCCGCCCACATCCTCCAGCATTCACTCCGGCGCCGAGGACTCCAACGACAGCCTCCTGGTACAGAACAGTCCCAATAGCAACAGCAATAATAGCAGCACGACGGCAACAAACACCCCCAACAACGGACGCAACAAGAAGAGGCGTTCGAATGATGCCAGCGGCAATGCGGCTGTACCACGAAAGAAACAGAACACGCCCAAGCAGACGCCCAGCAAGAAGAATGCAGGCGGAGGAGCGGCCAATCGTAAGAGTGACGCCAAGACGACGCCCGCAGCAGCGGCGGTGGCAACGACACCTGGAGCGGATGCCGATGCAGAAAATAAGCAGGCGAATGGCGGCAATACCAACTCAAATATATCCCCCATTGCAGCGGGAGTAGGCAGCGGTTCGACCACACCCACGCCCACAGCCACGCCTGGTTTGGCGCACAAGAAACGTAAGCGCACTTCCACCAataacaacagcagcaacaacaacaacaacaatagcaacagcagcaacaccaacaacaccaatagcaacagcaacaacaacagcacgaGCACTCCTAGTGGAACACAGGCAACGACACCGACAGCAACCCCAACgggcggtggcggtggtggtcAGAAGAAGCACGCCCAGCGCAACCAACAGGCAGCGCAGGAGGATGACGAGGAGGAATGCAGGGCGGAGAACTGCCATAAGCCGACGGGACGGGAGGTGGACTGGGTGCAGTGCGACGGGGGGTGCAACGAGTGGTTTCACATGTACTGTGTGGGTCTCAATCGCAGCCAGATCAAGGCCGACGACGATTACATTTGTATACGGTGCACGAAGACCGTCACCGTGGCGGTGAgcagtagtagtagtagtaatCATGGAATGGGAGCGACATCGACGACGATGGCGACGACGGGCAAGCAGCGGGCAGTGCAATCGGCGCGGTAG
- the LOC108162838 gene encoding sphingolipid delta(4)-desaturase DES1, translated as MGQKVSRTDFEWVYTEEPHASRRKIILEKYPQIKKLFGHDPNFKWIAGAMVLTQILALFVVKDLSWSWLIVAAYCFGGIINHSLMLAVHEISHNLAFGHSRPMHNRMLGFICNLPIGLPMSISFKKYHLEHHRYQGDEAIDTDIPTLLEARLFDTTFGKFLWVCLQPFFYIFRPLVINPKPPTRLEIINTIVQLTFNALIVYFLGWKPLAYLLIGSILAMGLHPVAGHFISEHYMFAKGFETYSYYGPLNWITFNVGYHNEHHDFPAVPGSRLPEVKRIAPEFYETMPQHTSWSRVLYDFIMDPAVGPYARVKRRQRGLAS; from the exons ATGGGCCAAAAAGTGTCGCGCACTGACTTTGAATGGGTGTACACGGAGGAGCCGCATGCCTCGCGCCGTAAAATCATACTCGAAAAGTATCCTCAAATCAAGAAGCTGTTCGGCCACGACCCGAACTTCAAATGGATTGCCGGCGCCATGGTCTTGACACAAATTCTGGCGCTGTTCGTTGTCAAGGACCTGTCGTGGTCATGGCTAATCGTCGCGGCCTATTGCTTTGGCGGCATCATTAATCACTCGCTGATGTTGGCCGTCCACGAGATTTCGCACAATCTGGCCTTTGGACACAGCCGTCCCATGCACAACCGAATGCTGGGCTTCATCTGCAACCTGCCCATTGGCCTGCCCATGAGCATTTCGTTCAAGAAATATCACCTCGAACATCATCG TTACCAAGGAGACGAGGCAATCGATACGGATATACCCACACTGCTGGAGGCACGACTCTTTGACACCACATTTGGAAAATTCCTTTGGGTCTGCCTGCAGCCATTCTTCTATATATTCCGTCCACTCGTGATTAACCCCAAGCCCCCGACACGCCTGGAGATCATCAATACCATTGTGCAGTTGACGTTCAACGCTTTGATTGTTTACTTTTTGGGATGGAAGCCCTTGGCCTATCTGCTGATTGGTTCCATTCTGGCTATGGGTCTGCATCCGGTGGCCGGGCACTTTATATCGGAGCACTATATGTTCGCCAAGGGCTTCGAGACGTACTCGTACTATGGCCCTCTGAATTGGATTACCTTCAATGTTGGCTACCACAACGAGCATCATGACTTTCCCGCTGTGCCCGGCTCTCGCCTGCCGGAGGTGAAGCGCATTGCCCCGGAATTCTACGAGACGATGCCACAGCACACCAGCTGGAGTCGTGTGCTTTACGACTTCATCATGGATCCGGCTGTGGGTCCCTATGCACGTGTGAAGCGTCGTCAGCGCGGACTAGCCTCCTAA